TCCGGGAATGCGTTCGACGGCCCATTCCAGGCGTCGTTTGGCGCCAGCGAGACCGGCGGGCAACGAGATTTCCGGATCGAGGCGCAGTCATTGCAACGCATTTCCGCCCTGCTCGGAATGGAGGGATATGCGCGTGGCGGGCAGGTGTCCGTCCTGGGCAGCGCGCCTCCGCTTGGCACGGATGGTCCGTTGACCGCCCGCGTTGAAATCCGCGATCTGACCCTGGTGCAGGTTCCTGTCCTGGCGCGGATCCTCGCTGCCGGCTCCTTCCAGGGGTTGGGTGCATTATTGAATGGCGAAGGGATCCGCTTTGACGCCGTTGACGCGGATATCGCCTATGAGGATGGCCTGCTGACCATTGGTGACGGGCGGGCCCAGGGAAGCGCCTTGGGCGTGACGGCTGCGGGTACTGTCGATTTCGCGGACAGGCGCGCGGCCATCGACGGAAATCTGGCGCCGTCCTACGTCATCAACTCGATGTTGGGCGGTCTGCCGGTAATTGGCGAGGTGCTCGTCTCCCGCCCGGGCGAGGGCGTGATCGGAATTACCTATTCGGTGGAGGGGCCCTTTGACAGTCTGACCGTCTTCGCCAATCCGCTCTCTGCGCTGGCACCGGGCGTCTTTCGGCGCATGTTCGAGGGAACTGCCGCCGAGCGGGCGGCTCGGGAGCGGGCCACTGACGTGGCTGACGATGGACAGTCAGTGGATGTCGAGCCCACTGAGCCTGAGCGGCCAAATCCGGATCAGGCCGTAACCGACACCGGAGCCACCGACGGACCGCCGGACGACAATTGATCAGACCGGTTTGGCCAGGGCGTGCCGCTTCTTGCCGATCGACAGCTTGATCGCACCATCGACCACATCATCGGCGCTCGCCATGGCGAAGGGGTCGGTCAGGACCTGATCATTGACCTTGGCGGCACCCGCCTTGATGTGACGTCGCATCTCGCCGTTGGAGGCGGCCAGCTCGGCGGCGACAAAGAGGCTCATCAGAGTGACCTCTCCCGAATCCAGACCCTCGAACTCGACGGTTGGAAGGGCGGCTCCGCTGCCTCCCTGGGCAAAGGTCTGCCGCGCTGTGGCTTCTGCCGCACTGGCTGCTTCGGCGCCGTGCAAAAGGCCCGTTGCCTCATTGGCAAGCCGGATTTTGGCATCGTTGATTTCGGCACCCTCAAGGGCTTCCAGTCGGGCGATTTCCGCCAGCGGGAGGTCGGTGAACAGGCGCAGGAATCGACCGACATCGGCGTCTTCGGTATTGCGCCAGAACTGCCAGTATTCATAAGCGCTTCGCATGTCGGCATTGAGCCAGACGGCGCCATCGGCGGTCTTGCCCATCTTGGCCCCGGACGACGTGGTGATCAGAGGTGTGGTGAAGCCATAGACTTCCTTCTGGTCGACACGCCGACACAGCTCGACACCATTGATGATATTGCCCCACTGGTCGCCACCACCCAGCTGCAGGGTACAGCCATAGCGTCGGTTGAGTTCGAGGAAATCGACCGCCTGCAGGAGCATGTAATTGAATTCCAGGAAGGTCAGCGGCTGTTCGCGATCAAGGCGCAGCTTGACCGAATCGAACGTCATCATCCGGTTGATGGTGAAGTGGGGGCCGAATTTGCGCAGGAATTCGATATAGCCGAACTCGGACAGCCACTCGTCATTGTTGACAAGAACGGCATCGGTCGGGCCGTCGCCGATCTGCACCAGCGGCCGGAAGGCTTGCAGGATGCCATCGATATTCGCGTCGATTGCTTCGTCGGTCAGCATGGAGCGCGACTTGTCCTTGCCGGACGGGTCACCGATCTTGGTCGTGCCGCCGCCCATCAGGATGATCGGCTTGTGGCCGGCCTGCTGGATTCGGCGCAGCATCATGATCTGAACCAGCGATCCGACATGCAGGCTGGTCGCCGTTGCGTCGAAGCCGATATAGCCCGTCACCACGCCATCCAAGGCGGCCTGGTCGAGGCCTTCAATGTCGGTGGCCTGGTTGAGGTAGCCGCGTTCAACGAGATCGCGCACCAGCTGGGACTTGTAATCGCTCATGAAGATGTCTCCTGATAGGACGCTTCTAGGTCGACTGGCGCGCCGGGAAAAGAGGGGGCTTGCATGAAGCGGATCATAGGTTTGATGAGCGGCACCTCGCTCGATGGCATTGATGCCGTCCTGCTCGAGACCGATGGCGACCGGATTGGCCGTTTCGGCCCCGGTGACACGCAGGCTTACTCGGACACTGATCGTTCCATTTTGCAGGACGCGGTGGACCGGGCCCTTGCCTGGGGATTTGCCGGGCCGCGGCCCGAATTTTCCGCAGCGGAGCAGGTCCTGACCTTGCGCCATGGCCTGGCGGTCCAGCGGGTGCTTGATGCTGCCGGCCTGGCGGCGTCGGACATTGATCTGATCGGCTTTCACGGCCAGACCGTGTTGCACAAGGCACCGTCCGCTGGCCGTCATGGTCAGACCCTGCAAATCGGCAATGGTACGGCGCTCGCCACAGCGACCGGCATCCCGGTCATCCATGATTTCCGATCGGCGGACATGGAGAAGGGTGGGCAGGGGGCGCCACTTGCCACGCTCTATCATGACGCCCTGGCCCGGCAATCCGGCCTCGAGCGACCTGTCGCGGTCCTCAATCTGGGCGGCGTCGCCAATGTTACCTGGCTGGGGGCGGGATCGGGTGCCATTGCTTTCGACACCGGGCCCGCGAACGGGCTGATTGATGCCTGGTGCCAGCGGATGATCAGCGCGCCCTATGATGCCGGTGGCGCGCTTGCGGCGACCGGGGCGGTCAATGAAGCGGCGCTCGAGGCGTTGCTGGCACATCCCTTCTTCAAGCTCGCGCCGCCCAAGTCCCTTGATCGCTGGGACTTCACGCTGGATCCCGTGTCAGGCCTGTCGGCAGGAGATGGTGCCGCGACGCTCACAGCCTTCACTGCCCGGACCGTGGCGGGCGCCATCGCGGCCCTTGGGCATCCCTCCCGCGTCCTGGTGACCGGAGGCGGGCGGCACAATCCAAGCCTGATGTCGATGCTGGCTGCTTGCCTCGGCCTTGAACCGGAACCCGTTGAAGCGGTTGGCTGGCGGGGCGACCTGCTGGAGGCCGAGGCGTTTGCCTGGCTGGCGGCCCGCGTCGAAGCAGGGCTGCCTACGAGCCTGCCGTCCACGACCGGCGCCAGCGAGCCGGTGTCCGGCGGGACACTGTCGCAGCCGCAATAACGCCTGATCCTGACATGAAAAAGCCCCGGCCTTCCAGCCGGAGCTTTTGCTTGTTGTCCTGAGGTCGGCCTCAGCGCTTGCCGGTGATGGTTCGCTCGGAGCGCTCTTTCTCGACCAGAGGCAGGCGGGACTCCAGATAGGTCTCGATATGGCCTTCGAGCACATCGAGATGCTCGGAGAAAAGGTGGTTGGCATCCGGAACGACCTCAGTCGTGATCTCGATGCCCTTCTGGACGCGGACCTTGGACATCACGCGTTCGACGTCTTCGGGCGGGACAATCTTGTCGGCCGATCCATGCACGATGATGCCTGAGGCCGGGCAGGGCGCCAGAAAGGTGAAGTCATACATGTTTGTGGGCGGTGCCACGGATATGAAGCCGGCAATCTCCGGGCGGCGCATCAGAAGCTGCATGCCGACCCAGGCGCCGAAAGAGTGGCCGGCGACCCAGCAAAAGCGCGCGCCTTGGTTATAGCCCTGAACCCAGTCCAGAACCGTCGCTGCGTCTGAGAGCTCGCCTAGGCCCTGGTCATAGCTGCCCTGGGAGCGTCCAACGCCGCGGAAATTGAACCTCAGGGTCGCAAAGCCGCGTTTGCGGAAGACGTCGTACATCATGTCGACGGACGGGTTTTCCATATGCCCGCCGCCGAGCGGATGGGCATGCAGGATCAAGGCGATCGGTGCAGTAGGGTCTTCACTCGGGCTGTAGCGCCCTTCAAGCCGGCCGGCTGGGCCGGGGATGATCACGTCAGGCATTCAAATCCGCCTTTTGGGTCGTTGCGTCTGGGTCCTGTGAATATGCGGCATTTCGTCCGTTGCAAGTGCGCAGAAGTGTGCCCATATTCTTGACTAATTGACTCGGATATTGGACGAGCGTGCCTCTCAACGAGGCCCGTTCTCCTCCGGAAAGGCGGGTCTTAGCATGATCGACCGGCTCGATGCGAGTGTTTAAGGAGGTAAATGCATGAAGCTGAGCACAAAAGGACGCTATGCGGTGATGGCCATGGCCGACCTGGCGGATGCCGCCGAGGCTGGCCCGGTTACCTTGAGCGACATTGCCTCGCGCCAGTCGATTTCATTGTCCTACCTCGAACAATTGTTCGCAAAACTGCGCCGCGCCGACATCGTGTCGTCCGTGCGGGGGCCGGGCGGTGGTTACCGGCTCAGTCGAACGGCCAGCGAAATCCGGATTTCCGACATCATCCTGGCTGTGGACGAGCCTCTGCGCGCGACTCGCTGCTCCGAGGCCAAGGGGTGTCTGAGCGATGGCCGGCGCTGCATCACCCACGACCTGTGGGACGAGTTGGGGCGGCACATATATCTGTACCTGTCATCGGTCACCCTGGAGGACGTGCTGGAGCGGCGGCTGTTCGGGTCTGCCAATGGCGCGACCGGACGCCTTGCGCCGGCAGCGACCAGTTCGACCCGCGCGGCTGAATAGACCTCATGCGCACTTATCTTGATCACAACGCGACCACCCCGGTCCGGCCAGCTGCGATGGCCGCCATGACCGAGGTTATGACGCAGGTTGGGAATCCGTCCTCCGTACACGCGGACGGACAGGCTGCCCTGGCGCGAGTCGAGGCGGCGCGACGGGTGGTCGGCAAGGCGCTGCGCGCACGGCCCGAAGATGTCATTTTCACATCCGGTGGTACCGAAGCGTTGAACCTGGCGCTTCATGCCGCGATCACGGCCGGCGGCGCCGACCGGATCATTGTCACGGCTCTGGAGCATGAAGCCGTCGCTGCAACGGCACGGGCCAGCGGGCTTCCGGTAGAGACCTGGCCGGTCAATGCCGACGGTATTGTCGAAATCAGCTGGCTCGCGGACCGTCTGTCCGCATGGTCAGATGATGATGGCCGCCCGGTTCTGGCGATGATGCTGGCGAGCAACGAAACCGGCACGATCCAGCCGGTCCGGGATGCTGCGGCGCTTGTTCGCGGAGCCGGTGGGCTGAGCGTGGTCGATGCGATCCAGGCGGTTGGCAAGGTCGACGTCGATTTCGCCGCACTGGGCTGTGACTATCTGGCGATCTCGGCGCACAAGTTTGGCGGCCCCCAGGGCGTCGGCGCCCTGCTGGCGGCCTGCGGTTCGCCCATGTCCAGGCACCATCATGGTGGCGGGCAGGAGAAGGGGCGCCGTGCTGGCACCCTCAATGTCGCAGGCATTGTCGGGCTCGCAACGGCCCTCGACGAGGCTGTGGCCACACTTGATGAGTATTCGGCTTTGGCAGCTCAGCGTGACCGCATGGCGACGGCAATTCGCGCCGTAGCGCCAGAGGTGATCGAAATCGGCGCGGGTGCACCCCGTCTGCCCAACACGCTTGGC
The window above is part of the Maricaulis maris MCS10 genome. Proteins encoded here:
- the tyrS gene encoding tyrosine--tRNA ligase, coding for MSDYKSQLVRDLVERGYLNQATDIEGLDQAALDGVVTGYIGFDATATSLHVGSLVQIMMLRRIQQAGHKPIILMGGGTTKIGDPSGKDKSRSMLTDEAIDANIDGILQAFRPLVQIGDGPTDAVLVNNDEWLSEFGYIEFLRKFGPHFTINRMMTFDSVKLRLDREQPLTFLEFNYMLLQAVDFLELNRRYGCTLQLGGGDQWGNIINGVELCRRVDQKEVYGFTTPLITTSSGAKMGKTADGAVWLNADMRSAYEYWQFWRNTEDADVGRFLRLFTDLPLAEIARLEALEGAEINDAKIRLANEATGLLHGAEAASAAEATARQTFAQGGSGAALPTVEFEGLDSGEVTLMSLFVAAELAASNGEMRRHIKAGAAKVNDQVLTDPFAMASADDVVDGAIKLSIGKKRHALAKPV
- a CDS encoding anhydro-N-acetylmuramic acid kinase translates to MKRIIGLMSGTSLDGIDAVLLETDGDRIGRFGPGDTQAYSDTDRSILQDAVDRALAWGFAGPRPEFSAAEQVLTLRHGLAVQRVLDAAGLAASDIDLIGFHGQTVLHKAPSAGRHGQTLQIGNGTALATATGIPVIHDFRSADMEKGGQGAPLATLYHDALARQSGLERPVAVLNLGGVANVTWLGAGSGAIAFDTGPANGLIDAWCQRMISAPYDAGGALAATGAVNEAALEALLAHPFFKLAPPKSLDRWDFTLDPVSGLSAGDGAATLTAFTARTVAGAIAALGHPSRVLVTGGGRHNPSLMSMLAACLGLEPEPVEAVGWRGDLLEAEAFAWLAARVEAGLPTSLPSTTGASEPVSGGTLSQPQ
- a CDS encoding alpha/beta hydrolase encodes the protein MPDVIIPGPAGRLEGRYSPSEDPTAPIALILHAHPLGGGHMENPSVDMMYDVFRKRGFATLRFNFRGVGRSQGSYDQGLGELSDAATVLDWVQGYNQGARFCWVAGHSFGAWVGMQLLMRRPEIAGFISVAPPTNMYDFTFLAPCPASGIIVHGSADKIVPPEDVERVMSKVRVQKGIEITTEVVPDANHLFSEHLDVLEGHIETYLESRLPLVEKERSERTITGKR
- a CDS encoding Rrf2 family transcriptional regulator; this translates as MKLSTKGRYAVMAMADLADAAEAGPVTLSDIASRQSISLSYLEQLFAKLRRADIVSSVRGPGGGYRLSRTASEIRISDIILAVDEPLRATRCSEAKGCLSDGRRCITHDLWDELGRHIYLYLSSVTLEDVLERRLFGSANGATGRLAPAATSSTRAAE
- a CDS encoding cysteine desulfurase family protein; this translates as MRTYLDHNATTPVRPAAMAAMTEVMTQVGNPSSVHADGQAALARVEAARRVVGKALRARPEDVIFTSGGTEALNLALHAAITAGGADRIIVTALEHEAVAATARASGLPVETWPVNADGIVEISWLADRLSAWSDDDGRPVLAMMLASNETGTIQPVRDAAALVRGAGGLSVVDAIQAVGKVDVDFAALGCDYLAISAHKFGGPQGVGALLAACGSPMSRHHHGGGQEKGRRAGTLNVAGIVGLATALDEAVATLDEYSALAAQRDRMATAIRAVAPEVIEIGAGAPRLPNTLGMSLPGWPGATQVMALDLDGVSISAGSACSSGTSKGSKVGTALGLPEDASQGFVRVSLGWNSKPDDADAFIKAWTAAYARAALPSKQMPEEAVG